Proteins encoded in a region of the Scyliorhinus torazame isolate Kashiwa2021f chromosome 1, sScyTor2.1, whole genome shotgun sequence genome:
- the LOC140410978 gene encoding testis-specific serine/threonine-protein kinase 1-like, with protein MDDGVVLKKRGYTLGVNLGEGSYAKVKSAYSDRLKTNVAVKIIDRRKAPADFLEKFLPRELEILAMLNHRYIVKTFEIFETSDGKVYIIMELGVQGDLLEFIKTRGALPEEVSRKMFRQLALAVKHCHELDVVHRDLKCENLLLDKDFNVKLSDFGFAKRCSTDDQGRPLLSKTFCGSAAYAAPEVLQGIPYQPKVYDVWSLGVILFIMVCGSMPYDDSNIKRMLRIQKEHRVDFPRSKVVPADCKELIYRMLHPDTTKRLTIEEVLEHPWLLSAKMKETAAPKKVEASTEKKEDKQQGHPKEEKHEGKSEQKRDPKYQWEIEAGHEWVDMKHEAKHEWMNMKRDKADGKHEAQAEHKEGKSDFKDRIAPQVKPEDTKLPSKSGPKAEHRDGSKPVSRHEKSPNQEIKSEAETDSKLEPRSETKGSRRKSRSLRMTDEDHPDDSEVYPDQESFLEAQSKGELKKISSRKSRSIEKKGKHSSKSRT; from the coding sequence ATGGACGATGGGGTGGTCCTGAAAAAACGGGGCTACACATTGGGCGTCAACCTGGGGGAGGGGTCATATGCCAAAGTCAAGTCTGCCTATTCTGACCGTTTGAAGACTAATGTGGCTGTTAAAATCATCGACAGGAGGAAGGCCCCTGCTGATTTCCTGGAGAAGTTTCTGCCTCGTGAGTTGGAAATCTTGGCTATGCTCAATCACCGCTACATCGTCAAAACCTTTGAGATTTTCGAGACTTCAGATGGCAAGGTTTACATTATTATGGAGTTGGGTGTTCAGGGAGATTTACTAGAGTTCATTAAAACCAGGGGGGCCTTGCCTGAAGAGGTGTCCCGTAAGATGTTCCGTCAGCTGGCATTGGCTGTCAAGCACTGTCATGAGCTAGATGTGGTCCATCGGGATCTCAAGTGCGAGAATCTTCTTCTCGATAAGGACTTTAATGTCAAGCTCTCAGACTTTGGTTTTGCCAAACGATGCAGCACAGACGATcaggggagacccttgctcagcaaAACATTTTGTGGCTCTGCAGCATATGCAGCCCCTGAGGTACTGCAGGGTATTCCTTACCAACCCAAAGTGTACGATGTTTGGAGCCTTGGGGTGATTCTTTTCATCATGGTGTGTGGATCAATGCCATATGACGACTCCAATATCAAAAGGATGCTCAGGATTCAAAAGGAGCATAGAGTAGATTTTCCTCGGTCAAAAGTGGTGCCTGCAGATTGCAAGGAGTTGATCTATCGCATGCTCCACCCTGACACGACAAAACGTCTCACCATTGAGGAGGTCCTGGAACATCCCTGGCTCTTGTCTGCCAAAATGAAAGAAACCGCTGCACCCAAAAAAGTGGAAGCTAGCACAGAGAAGAAAGAAGACAAGCAGCAAGGGCATCCAAAGGAAGAGAAACATGAAGGAAAAAGTGAGCAGAAACGTGACCCAAAGTACCAGTGGGAGATTGAAGCAGGTCATGAATGGGTGGACATGAAACATGAGGCAAAACATGAATGGATGAACATGAAACGGGACAAGGCAGATGGCAAGCATGAGGCACAGGCTGAGCACAAGGAGGGGAAATCCGACTTCAAGGACAGAATCGCACCTCAGGTTAAGCCGGAGGACACAAAGCTCCCATCAAAAAGTGGACCGAAAGCTGAGCACAGGGATGGATCCAAGCCAGTGTCTAGGCACGAAAAGTCCCCAAATCAAGAAATCAAAAGTGAAGCTGAAACTGACAGCAAACTGGAACCAAGATCAGAAACAAAGGGCAGCAGACGCAAATCAAGAAGTCTGAGAATGACTGACGAGGACCATCCCGATGACAGCGAGGTTTATCCCGATCAGGAGAGCTTTTTAGAGGCGCAGAGCAAGGGAGAACTGAAGAAAATTAGTTCCAGAAAGTCAAGATCTATTGAAAAAAAGGGCAAGCATTCAAGCAAATCTCGCACCTAG